AATAAACATCATTTGCTAATATTAATACGCAACACTAAAAttaccttatatatatagttagttatttagttatttaactTCATATTAGCTCTTGTTTATCAATGATAATACCGTGGTCCAACTTTGGACGGCTTCAATCGTGATATCGACACATCTGTGAAATCTCGATTCCACGTGCAGGACACGAGGGACCCGCACgctttcttttttggtatgCAAATTGCAATTGGcaaccttttcatttttttaagattatatTGTTCCATTTGTCTTGCAAAATTTACACAATCCAAAAAACAACTCCTTCAATTCATTAAATCTTAACAACTATTTacctttttttcaaattttgtttccatttattttacaaaaccctaaaaaccacACCCACGTTCCATTTATATTTTACTGTATTGACAAGACAgtgtttatcaattttttacttttttttttaacaagagcgGATGGACATCAATCATGATACCACAACCAATAACAAAATAgctatttcataaaaataactattctattctTGGGTTTATTcctgtgtaccaaacatgcccAAGCATATTACATTCCTGGCGATCTCCAGTTGGTTAAATCATTCTCCACGTATTCTCATCCAACatataaataattgaaaaaaaaaagaaaaaaaaaaaagaacgacTACAAATAGATAaagatttcttttaaattaggtttgatgaatttttttcaattcagtatATTATTAAACAGATACCCGCGATTCTCACATGTTTGTTCTATTAATAAATTAGATTTGGGAAAAATTCTCTAGACAAGATCATTTCAAATGATGATTAGTATGAGAACATAAACCATTGGTTTGATTTAATGACATGTGGGGATTCGAATTTTGTTTGTTCTTCCTAAAATTTCGGTTGGAGGGTGCAATATTAAAGATCAAAGAAAAAGTTTTGTCCACCAATGGAGTCCCTTTAGTGTGTGTTGGGTGTGGCTATCAAGTCGTATCACACAGAGGAACTTCACTAGCAGCTTCCTCAACCCATTCCTCCAATCAAAAGTGGGATTGCTTTTTTAGTGTTGTGAtagatattaatatataatttttattattattatttttgtaaacaaaagtaTCTGAGGTTTGCTTTTTCTGCAATAAGAGAACGACTAGAGCTAAGCCATGTGAGGAAGGTTTGGTTCATTTATCATCATCACATACAAaatccctttttatttatttattattatctatTATAAGGAAGTCCATTATTAGCTTTGTGTATCAACTGCAATAATGTGTTGATGGACCATTAAGGCACTAAAGAAAGCCTAAAAGATAACACCGACTGACAACAGGGGTTACCTCATATGCTTCACCCCATCTTGTCGCTTTCTTCTGTAAAAAGATGttgctgcttcttcttcttctttctgctATTTTCAACTCCATTTTTggggattttttcttttttctgtaaaataatttattaggCACCCGGCGATTAATGGAAAAAGGCATGTTATACACAACTATATTATTTTGCAAATccaatagatcaatcattagatttatggaTATATTTGTGATTtctacacaaatttaatgataaattcacGGTATaaagataattgaaagaattaattttattattcctCATATGGAAAAGTCTAGATTTCTTTAGTTATCTTACGGTTGTAATAGATCAAACAACAACTTCGTACATATGTGATGGAATAAAATGATAAGCAATACTTAAATGAtaaagtattatttttatttttattttttatgtttaagcttttggaataaatagtaaattaataCGATATCAACACcctcaatttttaattaaatattcaatgtGTTGGGCCTCACTAATCCAAAAAGATCATCGATTTTCATTTCAAAGAAAATCactttgaaatggagaggaaccgGTTAGGCAAAACAAGAGCGCAAAAtggtctttaaaaaaatttaaaatatcattttttcctcttatattGTATTAACCCGTTCCtttccatttcctttgaaatggagGCTAGATCCCATTCCCTCACTAGTTGAGACGAAGTTTGAGCGCATGCACGAataaagtgttaaaatattaattaaatattaacttttttaatatttatcgAAGTTTTTGAAAGACGTGATCATTTGACAAATTTCAtaaagatttgtttttttttttaaaaaaaaaaaaaaaaaaacctacgtAAATTTGTCCTATGTAAATTTGTTCTTTCAGATCTCTAATGAGCTTAAAAcaacttttaattaatttaattaactatagTATATAGATGTAGCATATACACACACCAattacttctctctctctctcataagaCAATAATAGGCAGAGTGAAGTGCACTCTACTTAGGATCAACACTTTCTTGGCACTGAGTCATTGTTtattaagagaaaattaaaagcaaaaataaaaaataaaaaaagaagttgatatGTCATTCatgatttgtttttgaaaaaaaaggacatgtgtttgaaattttatttaataattgataagGGGAGATGGAACTGGAACCCAACTATTTGTTTAATCAATCCCACTTATATAGCTGAAGAAATATTGGGtggggtttatttatttaaatgggggaaaaaaaagtaTAGATTATTAATAAGATCACTTTAATTACTTTTGTTAGATATATAGTCAGATTAGACTCAGATATCACCTATTAATGAGTTTTTCTTCAGGTTCTTCTGGTTTGAAGCTTCCTAGTAGCTTCTCCTTTCAGATACGTACAAGGAAATAGGAAGAGGGCCACATGCcctcttatattattttaaatccaCCACTGCCTATCACttcattttatcatttgattggTGCATTGATGCAATTACCTCTGAATCAGAATGAATGAGAcagaaatggaaaaaagaaataaaggtaTTTAATGGGCCTGCTTGTTGGGCCGGGCTGCCTCGAGTCGGAGCATTTGAATTGGGCTGGAGCTCCAAGAGGCTTTGCCATACCTCATTACTTTGCAGTTGGGTGGGATAATCTAACTCAATTATTGAGAACAACCTAATCTGGTGGGCATCTGAAATGTCTCTTGGAAtagtaattattaattaaatgattagttTAGGTTTTTAGGATAAATAATGGTTTAATGTCCCCAAGATGTGGCTCAATCGGTTAGGGACCACGTCTCAAGAaacggaggtcattagttcaaattgTCCTCccccttttctctctcaatgTGTGAACAcgtcgaaaaaaaaaatgttatgaatTCAAACTTTGTCTCCCTCATTAACCTCTCATTTTATTTACATATTGGGCTTCACGTAATTAATAAGGAAAAGTTTGAAAGTACTAGTCAAATTACAATTGAATCCcctaaaattactaataaaatacaatcttacCTAGCACGGACAGAATTAAGATTTCTTAGTAAGAGGGGCtaagtttaattttaataaggatcaaacttaatttttagactaaatatatatataaccataaatacataaatattttaactgttttcgtttatatatataactagaaGGGACGAGACGGCCATGGCCCTTACCGGCCTCCCTCTAACTCCGTCTCTATCATCAATGTAAAACATAGCACTTACGAGTATCTTTATAAAGAGTGGTCAGATCGGAATAGAAAAGAAAGGGTGGAGCGGGCTGGAAGGATGAATAatgagttttgtttttattgataaaaaataagCCAATAATTGAAACGACTGTGTAGAGATGTTGGCAGAGATTGGTGGCATTTGGGATCCAACTCGTATCACTCATGAAAAAGTGTGAGCTTTATACATGGAAAAGCAAACGCATCTTAGTTGGTGGGAATCAAATATTGCAATATCACTCACATTGTGTATTGGCTTTTGAGCACCCAAAAGAGCTTAGTTGGACTAATTGAAACCTTCCAATTAACTAGTCTTTTTGATGCATCAATTGCCAAAGTGTGACGTTTATTAATGAGGTTTTAAGTGTTTATAAAACTTAGGCAAGAGTATTATagattgaaaaatgttagatttataacttttttacgattaataatattatatatagaaCAAGTATTCATCTTCTATTCATCAAAATTGATGTGGCGTTGTCATCTTCCATAGTATTTAGTGGAtggaaatgatttttttgagGGAGGACCATGCCACACTAGCTTTAATAAATGAAAAGTGAATACTTGTCCagtatataatatttctctaatAAAAAAGTGTTAGAGGCCATTTTATTCTCTCCGTCAATATtatgtcaaaaaattattaattatatagtgGAACAACATCGTAATCATTTTATCTTCATTAAATTTACCTGATATATTTGTCTCTTTTGTTGGTACGTAAAGCTAGCTAGCTaaaattctttgtgtttattttctttactattattaatttttacatgGAATCAAAGGCATCGGTTAACACCAGTCTTCAATCGCTACTATATTGCTAGCTAGTTTTATTTTCACATGCTAAGagagtgttaaaaaattaaataaataataattttaatagaacaTGGTAATCAAAAGGGAGAACTTTACTTATCATCCCTGGTTTTTCATCACTCTTACAATTAGGGGTGTTCAAGTAGTTATAATTggcggttattggctataaccgctaaccgcaacagTCTTGGGCGCCGCCTAAGCGGATAGTGGTTATTTTATAATCGGTGATCAgcagttattcaatccaataaccgacggttttataaccgctttttttatatgagcttttggattttttaagtgttttgaacCCTTAATTGGCATATTTTTAAGACTTATTTTAAACGTGTTTAGGcccaaaattttcctccaaaacGATGCCGTTTTggtgtttaacaccaaaacTACGCACGTTGTTTTGAATGttatattgtaattattattaatatatatataagggtaggcgGTTAGCGGGGGACGGTTATAACTGCTCGGTTTGAATGCCCCTACTTACAATTATATccttaaactttgaaaaaagtgtcaatttaatCTTCATTTGGGTAGCTTTGCCATGCATCTATATAACCGgcctaacatatatatatacaagattcTTACCCCTGGAATGTAAGAATGGAATAGATTCTCAACCGTCTCACATGGAAGAGTCTCCCTCAAAAAACGGCCTTTAGATCACTTAACCTTTTTGATATCATTTTAAGGGCACTTTTGGGTTCCCAATCAACTGGAGTAAACTCTTCCTATCCTTCCTATAGCAAGCCGgtcaataaattataattataacaaaaaagaaaaagaaaagaagcaagcTTTTATTCCAAAATATGACCAAAACGTCATTTTCCTCCCATTCAGTAGTCTACCATTTCCGTGTCACCCACGTCTATAATGATAGTGATTAGTGAGCCTTTCTTTTGTTAACGTAGCATCACCCCGTTAATTAGACTCCTAGCTTTCATCGCCAagagtgtgtgtgtatatatatatatatagtctgtCCAATACTGTAGATGAggaaatatatatgcatgcatattATTACAGTTTTGGTCATGGGTAACGGTGAAACTGACAGCCGGCCGGGGGGATTGAAGTTTAGCTCAATTTTTATTGGGCTTCTTGGGGTGGTCGCTGGGGCAATTGTGGTGACAATCTACCATTTAATTGCTGTCGGCTGGTGCAGCCGAAGGCGTGCAACCCCAACGGGTCCGGCAGATGGACACCAAGGCCCTCATCAAATTCAAACGAGCCAGCAGGAAGGTGGGTCCAGTAGCACGAGCAATTCAATAATGGCGCAATTAATCCCCATTATTCGATACTCCAAGGAGTTGGAAGGAGATACATGCGCCGTGTGCTTGTGTGAGTTCAAGGAAGCCGAGCAAGTGCGCGTGTTGCCCGAG
Above is a genomic segment from Corylus avellana chromosome ca9, CavTom2PMs-1.0 containing:
- the LOC132162412 gene encoding RING-H2 finger protein ATL52-like, with translation MGNGETDSRPGGLKFSSIFIGLLGVVAGAIVVTIYHLIAVGWCSRRRATPTGPADGHQGPHQIQTSQQEGGSSSTSNSIMAQLIPIIRYSKELEGDTCAVCLCEFKEAEQVRVLPECFHLFHVACVDTWLNSHSSCPLCRADTGGSGTPRAPEAELRLQVA